From one Pontibacillus sp. HMF3514 genomic stretch:
- a CDS encoding pyridoxal phosphate-dependent aminotransferase produces MELAKRVQSLTPSSTLAITAMANALKAEGHDVIALGAGEPDFNTPEHILDAAEKAMREGQTNYTPSGGIPALKEAIVQKYQQDNQLTYDPKQVIVTTGAKHALYTLFQALLNPGDEVIVPAPYWVSYPEQIKLAEGTPVIVKASEDNDFKLTPEQIEETITDRTRAIIINSPSNPTGMLYSKEELQAIGEVCLRRNIMIISDEIYEKLIYGDESHTSMAQISNELKNQTVIINGVSKSHAMTGWRIGYAIGDEKLIKAMTNLASHSTSNPTTIAQYAALSAYTSSQDAVEEMKNAFSHRLEKLYEWISDIPGVECVKPKGAFYLFPNVQKAAKSNGFDSVDDWVKALLEEEKVALVPGSGFGAEENIRLSYATSLDQLEEAAIRIRRFIEKHQS; encoded by the coding sequence ATGGAATTAGCTAAACGTGTTCAATCCTTAACCCCTTCAAGTACATTAGCGATTACAGCAATGGCGAACGCATTAAAAGCTGAAGGTCATGACGTTATTGCACTAGGTGCTGGAGAGCCCGATTTTAATACGCCTGAACATATCTTAGATGCAGCTGAAAAGGCAATGAGAGAAGGTCAAACCAACTACACGCCCTCTGGTGGTATTCCAGCTTTAAAAGAGGCTATTGTTCAGAAGTATCAACAGGATAACCAGCTTACATATGATCCGAAACAAGTAATTGTAACAACCGGAGCTAAACATGCCTTATATACGTTGTTTCAAGCACTTTTAAATCCAGGTGATGAGGTTATTGTGCCTGCCCCTTACTGGGTAAGTTATCCTGAACAAATTAAGCTAGCGGAAGGGACACCTGTAATCGTAAAAGCAAGTGAAGATAATGACTTCAAATTAACTCCAGAGCAAATTGAAGAAACGATTACAGATCGTACTAGAGCGATTATCATTAACTCACCATCTAATCCAACAGGTATGCTGTATTCGAAAGAAGAATTGCAAGCTATTGGTGAAGTATGTCTGAGAAGAAATATCATGATCATTTCAGATGAGATCTATGAGAAATTGATCTATGGTGATGAATCTCATACTTCCATGGCTCAAATCTCTAATGAGTTAAAAAATCAAACAGTCATCATTAATGGTGTATCAAAATCTCATGCAATGACGGGTTGGAGAATTGGCTATGCAATTGGTGATGAAAAGTTGATTAAGGCTATGACAAACTTAGCTTCACACTCTACTTCTAATCCTACAACGATTGCGCAATATGCTGCATTGTCAGCCTATACTTCATCTCAAGATGCTGTAGAGGAAATGAAAAACGCATTTAGTCATCGTTTAGAGAAGCTTTATGAGTGGATCTCAGATATCCCAGGAGTAGAATGTGTAAAACCTAAGGGGGCCTTTTATTTATTCCCTAATGTTCAGAAAGCTGCCAAGTCGAATGGATTTGATAGCGTAGACGACTGGGTTAAGGCTTTACTTGAGGAAGAGAAAGTTGCACTAGTACCTGGCTCAGGTTTTGGAGCAGAAGAAAATATACGTCTATCCTATGCAACATCATTAGACCAATTAGAAGAAGCGGCCATTCGAATCCGTCGTTTTATAGAAAAGCATCAATCTTAA
- a CDS encoding DUF5590 domain-containing protein: protein MQEKTDTFSESKEMAIKETPIEKVSTVYRYHGAARYDIVAGVEPNGEEGFAFVEKAKATEEQEQLNISYVSKQNTVSKDQILSQWRNNCQGCDFEKITPAIDNQKPLWEITYYDPQSRYVFDYYYMKNAKKYEQYRLKQ from the coding sequence ATGCAAGAGAAAACGGATACCTTTTCTGAATCAAAGGAAATGGCAATAAAAGAAACACCTATTGAAAAAGTTTCAACCGTTTATCGCTACCATGGAGCGGCTCGTTATGATATAGTAGCAGGCGTGGAACCTAATGGAGAAGAAGGATTTGCATTTGTTGAGAAAGCAAAAGCAACTGAAGAACAAGAGCAGCTAAATATCAGTTATGTTTCTAAACAAAATACTGTCTCTAAAGACCAAATCTTATCTCAGTGGCGTAACAATTGTCAGGGGTGTGACTTTGAGAAAATCACACCAGCAATAGATAATCAAAAACCTTTATGGGAAATAACGTATTATGATCCTCAAAGTCGTTACGTATTTGATTATTATTACATGAAAAACGCCAAAAAATATGAACAATATCGATTAAAACAATAG
- a CDS encoding YpmA family protein has translation MGDKIEVLSTTTVEYTKDLYKIVDSLNRTLKRDDLMFGLALDENDENKAIFTIYRT, from the coding sequence ATGGGAGATAAAATTGAGGTATTATCAACCACAACAGTGGAATACACAAAAGATTTATACAAAATTGTCGATTCATTAAATCGTACGCTTAAGCGAGACGACTTAATGTTTGGATTAGCATTGGATGAGAATGATGAAAACAAAGCGATTTTCACGATCTATAGAACATAG
- a CDS encoding ComEC/Rec2 family competence protein, whose protein sequence is MKKFMILLVLIIVLNSSQNIVDASKIDINGEEVLFVFFSLPDGEAMLIQTGHGENYLVNTGSKISEKILLEQMNNLGVKQLDSIIFTNQNKTTCGNATRLIKRYHVQQLIYSEDLSPMCTSEESTIQHAIWKKGEKHEVSPGLSFRVLPADTEDEMSLYIIYGKTSILYLASGRVEVEKDLINNGTIQAEILKVGDYARTQSPSIDLLEKVDPHVAMIYPLKGISPNEGLLERLNESWIDVYQLRKVGTTTIHCNLEDYDMHPK, encoded by the coding sequence GTGAAAAAGTTCATGATTTTATTGGTCCTTATCATCGTGTTGAATTCATCACAAAACATTGTAGACGCTAGCAAAATTGATATTAATGGGGAAGAAGTGTTATTTGTATTTTTCTCTTTGCCTGATGGAGAAGCAATGTTAATTCAAACGGGACATGGGGAAAATTACCTTGTTAATACAGGCTCCAAAATAAGTGAAAAAATACTGCTAGAGCAAATGAATAATTTAGGAGTTAAACAACTTGATTCGATTATTTTTACAAACCAAAATAAAACAACTTGTGGAAATGCCACACGGTTAATCAAGCGTTATCATGTTCAACAGCTCATTTACTCAGAAGATTTATCTCCTATGTGTACATCAGAAGAGTCAACAATACAACATGCTATTTGGAAAAAAGGAGAAAAACATGAGGTTTCACCAGGTTTATCATTTAGAGTTTTACCAGCTGATACAGAAGATGAAATGTCTTTATATATTATATATGGCAAGACATCCATATTGTATTTAGCTAGTGGAAGAGTTGAGGTAGAAAAGGATTTAATCAATAATGGCACAATACAAGCTGAAATTTTGAAAGTAGGGGACTACGCTCGAACACAATCTCCTTCCATTGATTTATTAGAAAAAGTGGATCCTCATGTTGCTATGATCTATCCCTTAAAAGGAATCAGTCCAAATGAAGGTCTGCTTGAACGATTGAATGAGTCCTGGATTGATGTTTACCAGCTTAGAAAAGTGGGGACTACAACAATTCATTGCAATTTAGAGGACTATGATATGCATCCCAAATAA
- the dinG gene encoding ATP-dependent DNA helicase DinG, producing the protein MPKFVVVDLETTGHTPKKGDKIIEVGMVTIEDGEIVHQFHSMVNPEQPIPSFISQLTGIEDQDVQDAPLFDEIVDEIVHLCQDAYFVAHHVQFDLGFLNHAIQETTGKSLDIPVIDTVELGRIMIPQAPGYKLAQLAEYLDVAHENPHRALADAYVTANILLQFIHKAKQLPYETLQQLSTLDRKLKSDLHELLSNWMESKAFTIQEREDLEVFRGIALKRIREEEQRNSPDVEGFQPYLDDLLGNDGSLSKNMERYEERGSQRTMATTIYDAFQSESHALIEAETGTGKSLAYLLPAVYEAVTKQNRVVISTHTTHLQSQLLDKEVPLLHKNLPFSFTSALFKGKQHYISLKKFEFELYHGTSDNYDITLTKAMLLVWLTETDTGDIDEIQLPSSGNIFWRRISAEAEGYIDPKSPWFSRSFYQRARKQAQKADLLITNHSLLCTDISENYSLLASYSKLIIDEAHHLEATAAKHFGRKIDYVSIQYLLNEMGGNSAGDWIYGLLSSYPEMALKHDITKWDELVQNSKEESDELFRFLFSYVVKQHNAHISLNDVGRYQYRFQNDQENPQTWSTVQEMTRRVSFYLRDLIQFLHKCKNWISLAETSEEASRWTEDIRMYIERMEEVIHSLDHLLLSEEESIVKWIEIEAYGAKNAVFLHSEPIEIATIMQDQLFAQKESVILTSATLTMKDSFTFMMKRLGLEKSSTIQQKIQSPFHYEDQVQLMIPNDFPNIKYGDQEDFIYATCEAIYSLATITKGRMLVLFTSYDMLKKTYSAMKEFIDQEEFILIAQGVSSGSRSRLKKNFQAFDQAILFGTSSFWEGVDIPGQDLTSVVIVRLPFQPPDHPVYKAKSDALKSQGKNAFMELSLPNAVIRFKQGFGRLIRSSQDRGIVMVCDDRIMKAKYGKYFIDSIPSIPVHFDSTHKLMEEARRWL; encoded by the coding sequence ATGCCGAAATTCGTCGTAGTGGATTTAGAGACAACAGGACATACTCCAAAAAAAGGGGATAAAATAATTGAGGTTGGAATGGTTACCATTGAAGATGGTGAGATTGTACACCAATTTCATTCCATGGTAAATCCAGAACAGCCTATACCTTCTTTTATTTCTCAATTAACTGGCATTGAAGATCAGGATGTACAAGATGCCCCCTTGTTTGATGAGATTGTCGATGAAATCGTTCACCTATGTCAGGATGCGTATTTTGTCGCTCATCATGTACAGTTTGATCTTGGTTTTTTAAATCACGCTATACAAGAAACAACAGGAAAATCACTAGATATTCCTGTTATTGATACCGTAGAGCTTGGAAGAATAATGATTCCACAAGCCCCTGGTTATAAATTAGCTCAACTAGCGGAATATTTAGATGTAGCGCATGAAAACCCACATCGGGCTTTAGCTGATGCCTATGTAACAGCAAATATATTGCTACAATTTATACATAAAGCAAAACAACTCCCTTATGAAACCTTACAACAGCTTTCAACTCTTGATCGAAAGTTAAAAAGCGACCTTCATGAGTTATTAAGCAACTGGATGGAGTCCAAAGCTTTTACGATTCAAGAGAGAGAGGACTTAGAAGTATTTCGTGGTATTGCCCTAAAACGAATTCGTGAAGAAGAACAGCGAAACTCACCAGACGTCGAAGGCTTTCAACCCTATTTAGACGATCTTTTAGGGAATGATGGAAGCCTATCAAAGAATATGGAGCGATATGAAGAACGTGGTAGTCAGCGAACAATGGCCACCACCATTTATGATGCTTTCCAATCAGAATCGCATGCATTAATCGAAGCAGAAACCGGTACCGGGAAGTCATTAGCTTATTTGCTACCAGCTGTTTATGAAGCAGTTACAAAACAAAATCGAGTCGTTATCAGTACACATACAACACATCTTCAGTCTCAGCTCTTAGATAAGGAAGTACCCTTACTTCATAAGAATCTTCCTTTTTCATTTACTTCAGCCCTATTTAAAGGAAAACAGCACTACATTAGTTTGAAGAAATTTGAATTTGAACTATACCATGGTACTTCTGATAATTATGATATTACCTTAACGAAAGCTATGCTTTTGGTTTGGCTAACAGAAACGGACACAGGAGATATTGATGAAATTCAGCTTCCTTCTAGTGGGAATATTTTTTGGAGAAGAATCTCAGCTGAAGCTGAAGGTTATATTGATCCTAAGTCACCTTGGTTTTCTCGCTCCTTTTATCAAAGAGCAAGGAAACAAGCACAAAAAGCGGATTTATTAATTACGAATCATTCGCTATTATGCACGGATATCAGTGAAAATTATAGCCTGTTGGCATCGTATAGTAAGCTCATTATTGATGAGGCACATCATCTAGAAGCAACTGCTGCGAAACACTTTGGAAGAAAGATTGACTATGTCTCCATTCAGTATTTACTCAATGAGATGGGGGGGAATTCTGCAGGGGATTGGATTTATGGACTATTATCTTCGTATCCTGAGATGGCCTTAAAGCATGATATTACAAAGTGGGATGAGCTTGTACAAAATTCAAAAGAAGAGTCGGATGAATTGTTTCGTTTTCTATTCTCCTATGTCGTTAAACAGCATAATGCCCATATTTCACTTAATGATGTAGGACGCTATCAATATCGATTCCAGAATGATCAAGAAAACCCTCAAACCTGGAGTACAGTTCAAGAAATGACCAGAAGAGTTTCTTTTTATCTTCGAGATCTAATTCAGTTCTTACACAAATGTAAAAACTGGATAAGTTTAGCTGAAACCTCAGAAGAAGCATCTAGATGGACTGAAGACATTCGGATGTATATCGAAAGGATGGAAGAGGTTATTCATTCACTGGATCATCTACTCCTTTCAGAAGAAGAATCCATTGTAAAATGGATCGAAATTGAGGCATATGGAGCAAAAAATGCCGTATTCTTACACAGTGAGCCTATTGAGATTGCTACCATTATGCAGGACCAATTATTTGCGCAGAAAGAAAGTGTCATTTTAACAAGTGCAACATTAACAATGAAGGATTCATTTACCTTTATGATGAAGCGATTAGGTCTCGAGAAATCATCGACTATTCAGCAAAAGATTCAATCTCCATTTCATTATGAAGATCAAGTTCAGTTGATGATTCCTAATGATTTTCCAAATATTAAATATGGAGACCAAGAAGACTTTATTTACGCAACATGTGAAGCCATTTATTCCTTAGCCACCATTACGAAAGGTAGAATGCTGGTCCTCTTTACATCGTATGACATGTTGAAGAAGACATATTCTGCGATGAAAGAGTTTATTGATCAGGAAGAGTTTATTCTAATTGCTCAGGGAGTATCTAGCGGAAGTCGGTCACGATTAAAAAAGAATTTCCAAGCATTTGATCAAGCTATATTATTTGGAACCAGTTCATTTTGGGAAGGTGTCGATATTCCGGGACAGGATCTAACATCTGTTGTCATTGTACGTTTACCATTTCAACCACCTGATCACCCTGTTTATAAAGCAAAATCAGATGCTTTGAAATCACAAGGTAAAAATGCTTTTATGGAACTCTCATTGCCGAATGCTGTTATACGGTTTAAGCAAGGCTTTGGAAGATTGATTCGGTCCAGTCAGGATCGTGGAATCGTAATGGTTTGTGATGACCGTATCATGAAAGCAAAGTATGGAAAGTATTTTATCGATTCAATACCTTCAATTCCAGTACATTTTGATTCAACTCATAAATTAATGGAAGAGGCGAGAAGATGGTTATGA
- the panD gene encoding aspartate 1-decarboxylase — protein sequence MFRTMMKSKIHRARVTEANLNYVGSITIDQHILDEVGILPHEQVQIVNNNNGARLETYVIPGERHSGVICLNGAAARLVQPDDIVIIVSYAMLNEDELQSFKPKVALMNEHNEITEMIEQEPPLTLSSSH from the coding sequence ATGTTTCGCACCATGATGAAATCCAAAATTCATCGTGCCCGCGTGACGGAAGCAAATCTCAATTACGTTGGCAGTATAACTATAGATCAACATATTTTAGATGAAGTTGGTATTTTACCTCATGAACAGGTTCAAATCGTGAATAATAATAATGGAGCGCGTCTTGAAACGTATGTGATTCCAGGTGAACGCCATAGTGGTGTTATTTGTTTAAATGGAGCAGCAGCACGTTTGGTTCAACCAGATGATATTGTCATTATCGTTTCTTACGCTATGTTAAATGAGGATGAGCTGCAATCATTTAAGCCAAAAGTTGCTTTAATGAATGAGCATAATGAAATTACAGAAATGATTGAACAAGAACCTCCATTAACGTTAAGTAGCTCCCATTGA